TTTCTTGCGAATGATTCTTTGTTAATCTTCAATACTTTACCGCTAACCGTATAATCCACATCCCGCTGTAGAGCTACAGCGCCGATCTCTACTCCAGCTAGATCCGCTAAATCAGGATTTACGGTGATTTTATAGTCATCCAGACCCATAACATATGTGCTGTCTTCCAAGTGACTATACTCTTTAGGCATGAGCTTCAGCGTAATAGAAGCTGTTCCGGTTTGGGCTGTTATTCCACTATCGATAACATATACGTCATCGATAAAGTGCCTGTTCTGTATATCCTTAACCGTACCAGGCTTGTTGCCCCAGTTCGTAGCAAGCTGCAATGCATCGATCTTGGAAATATTGTTCTTAACTAGGGTATCAAAATTTCCGCCATCTGTTGTTTGTCTTTGAATGTCTTGTCCATCGATTTTAGAGGTAGTTCCCGCTGATGTAACGAACCATTGAAATTTATGCCAGCCTTCGCTTCGCTTGACATCTACAGGATAGAATCTCCCGGATGAACCGGGTCTGACTGAGTAATTGGTCAGATTTGCTGCCCAGTCGCCATCTCCATTGCCATAATTTATTGCAATATGTTCATTGGGCGATGGGGTTAAGCCAAAGACAGCGTGGTCATTGGAAGCCGCTCTACCATCATCGTAGTACCAAGCAGTAACGATTGTTGTTTTACCGGTTGCAGGGGCGTAATTATAGTTACCTGGGACCGTAGCCACCTGACCGATGCCGCTTGATGTCGCAGCCTTTCCTCCGGTACGGGACATCAAATCGCTGTGACCATATCCATTCGCACCATTTGAAAATTTCTTCTCCCCTTCAAATCCATCGTAAAACATAGTGTCAGCCTTATTGAAGTAATCAACACTCACTTGAACAGTGACCTCTTCGTTCCCTGTCGGAACATAACCTTTCTTAACCGTCACGAATCCGGCATCATCAACTTCAATCTTAGCCTTATCTTGATCCGCCGGGCTGAAGCTGATGTTATCAGCAACAAACACATCAGCAGTGTCAACGATTAACCGCGTTTTGTCTCCTGCCCGTAAAGTATCGTTCTGGCGAATTAACGCAATGTTGGCTGAATATTGTGCACTCTCCCCTGATTCATCAGAGTCCAAGAATCGTGACGTTGCGTTGCCATTTGCTTGTACTTTAAAAGTATCATTTAAAGTCGGGGACAAAGCCGCATCATTGCTTGTTGCTGCAATCGGACTTCCATTAGCCACTCCATTACTGAAGAGTTGAACCGAATAGGCAGATGCGTTTGCGACGCGATCCCATGTAGCGTATGTGCCGTTCCATCTGCCATTTGCCGGTTTAGGCAATTTCTCGATCGTCAATTTTCCGTTTGCTGCAACTTCTTCACTGATGTCCCCCGCATTATTAATGACAATGGCTGTAACCGTGTAGTTTCCCACTCCCAGTGCCCTTGCATAGGACAGAACATGATGCCTTTCATGATTGTTAGGCTGGTCAGGCCCCCCATTTTTCGATAAATAATAACCAACAGGTCCACTGTCTTTGAACAGTGTTACAAGGGTATCTCCGTAATTGGAGTCGCCGCTGTAAATGCCTGTGTCCGAGTCAAGCGTCGGGTTAATTGGCGCATTCACCTGTGTATTGGTGGTTATCAATAACGGTACGGCATTGGATTTCACCATAACTCCCTCTGCCGAGGACACTTCGCAATAATAGAAATTGCCTTGTTGTGAGGCTGAGTCCACATTGGGAAGCGTTAATACCGCCTTATCAGCTCCGCTGACTTTTACCCCGTTCAAGCCAGTCTCGTCGTCAGATACATACCATTGATAAGTTACAGCAGCGGCTGATGCAGTAACGCTAAATGTTGCTTTCTCACCTTGTTTCACTTCTGCGGCTGTTGGCTGAGTGATTATTTCTAAATTTGGCAATCCGCCGGGAGGTACCAAATTGAGTGTTAATGTTCTGGTTCCTGTTGTTGTAGCCACATCTTTTACGACATAAAAATCGTCGATTAAATGTTTATTTTTTATATATGGTTTGTTGCCTGACTGACTGTTCCATCCTCCAGCTATTTTAGGCTGAATGGTTGTACCGCTCTTCATAGCTTTGTAAATATCACTTTGCGCTGAATCGGATATTAATGTTCCGTCTATGTGTAACGTCGCACCATTCGGTGTAATGAGCCACTCGAATTTATGCCAGCCTGTGGAACGTAAAGCACCGCTATCTTTCCAACGGTTGCCTGCTGTACCCGCTGATGATGGTGCATATGCCCAAGTATATCTCGTCGGGTTATGAATAACATCAGCCTCTGAACTTTGATAGAATGTCCCGGCAAAGGTGGCATTTTTTCCATCTACAATAGCAAACTGAGTTCTATCCGTCGCTGTCTGCTCCTCTTCAGGATATGGGTCAAAATACCATGCCGTCATCTTATAATTGCTTCCACCTGGCAATGCCACGTCTTGGGCTACATTTTCATTATTCGTATCACCTGACGGTGTAATCGCTTTCAATCCAGAACGGGACTGAGCATCGGACAGCGTGAATGATGAACCTAATTTGCCCGTTGATGTCATCGGACCATTGTTGTTCTCGAAGTCCTCCATGAATAACACATCTGAGTCATTGTAATAACTCGCCGTGGTTGTGATTGTCACTGGGATGCCCGGAGCACCTGGCGACGCAAATGTATAACCGCTAGCTAAAGTAATGTTCCCCTGATTATTAACAGTTAATAGATTCGAATTGCTGGAATCATAACTAACCTCGTCAATAACCGGTCCTTTCACCAGACTGCTTAAAGGCGAACCTTTATAGGCAAGATTCACCCTGCCTGCCTGTCCTGCCGCTTGTGTCAATTCTAGTACAACGGAGTCAAAAGATTCACTCCCTCCCGCAGCTGACACTTCAGATGAAGGCGCCAAGCCGAACAGACCAGGGAATACCAACGTCGTTGCCGTAACCATCGACAAAACTTTTTGCATCCATTTCGATCGTATCATCCCAAAACTTCCTCCCTTTGAAATTTATAATTTAATGCTTTATAAAAAATCTGCATCTATGGAAGTCTCAATAGACACAGATTTCTATAAACTTAACAACAAAACTATTCTAGTTCACTACTAATTCACTGAATCGATTACCGTTATACACGATCTTCAACTTATCCGTATTTGTAATTAACGCTCGCAAGTCAGATTCCGCCCATCCGTATGTAATGGAATCTTTTACTTCATCCAGTTTAAGCTTGGTGATTTTCGGTTTTGTAGTTAATGTGGCAACGACATCTTCGCCCATATATTTTCCGATTACGGTCTCACCTACAGAAGCAGCAGTTAATGACTCCCAGAACTTAAGAGACTCAGTATCTTCTTTGGATATGTCCAAACGATTTAGCACTTTCTCTTCCTTGGCCTGTCCCGCTGTCGCTAATGCCGCCGTTAATTCATTAGCAACACGAACATATTCCGTACTTTTTGATGCATACTCAACTTGCAACTCTGCTTCGCTCAATTTCGTTTTTTTAACCTGAGTTTCTACTAAATTCGGCCAACGGGCGCCACTTAAGTATTGCATGTATTGATTTAAATCAAACTGAGGCAACCCATAGTAAGTCCCTCCTGAATCATCCATCTTAGCTCGCTTAACATTTTCATCTTCCATGTCGGATTTTAGCTCATCAAAGCTTTTGTAAGAGGCGATCCCCCGCTCGTCTGCAATAAATTGCTCCTGCTTGGTCTTTAGCAATGCAGTCATCGCAGATTTCTTGGTGTATTCAGATGGGGTTTCATGATTGTCGCCGTATTGACCTGTCCAGAAGCCCTCATCTACTTGGGCCCCATAAGTTCTGAAGAAATAGTCTGCCGTTATAGCTCTCTGCTCTTTTACATAAAATTGGAATTCTTCCTCTGTTACGGCGTATCCATCTACTGTAAATATCCAATCTTCAGGTAGCTCCGCCTTTTTGTTAGTTAAGCTCAACACGAGTAAAGCAAGAACAATCAAAGCGGTAAAGAAGATAATCACTGTTGGTTTCCGTCTTGTAATCTTCATGACGCCCTCCCTTTCCAATAGAATGGTTAGACATAATTGTAAGTTTAGCTACCCCTTAATTTAAGCGCTTATTTAGACTGAATTAGAACAAATTTGACTTATAAAAAAACACTCCTAGTTCGCAATAATGCGTATGCAATTAGCGAGCTGTCCGTTATAATCCCCAAAAAAACGAATGGCTTCGCCCTCTGAAAACAAAGGACGAAGCCATTTGATATAACCTTTAAAAGTAAACCAACTTTAATGCCAACAGACTATTGTGTTCAAAACATAGTGGATAAAGCCTAATGAATAATTATAATGGCGGCTGCACCAATAACAACTTCCCTAGCTGGATCACCGTTTGATCGTACCAATCTGGATGCTGCCGAACATGCTCACTACTTCGTTCATTGCCGCATGCCTCAAATACGGCTGCTTTGACTGTCTTCTCGGTATCGACTTCGAAGCGAACCGTATGTTTCCCATTCGGGAGCTCCGGCAAGAATATATACTGATTACGATTATGATCATTGTGTAGTGTGAATCGATCGACAATAAAGGGTTCCCCACCATCCACCGACACCTTCAATCTGCCTGAATCAGGCCCGCCGATATCGAATAACCCGATATGGGTTCCCTCGAACTGCACCGTGATAGCCTCTCCAGGATCGACTGCTCGCCATAGGCCGGGGAACAACCAATTGTACTCGCGCACTAAAGCAAAATCATCGGGAGTCATGTAAGACCATCCTGCGGAAAAATCGGTAATACTATCCAGTGACAGCATGGCCGCATACTCCCAAGGATTAGCCGGGACTAACGGATTCTGAGGCAAGTGATGTTCCACCCTTCCCAGATGATCTCGAAGTTCGCTAATTTTATCGAATGACCGGGTAATCGTATCCGTCCAAATCTGGTGTCCTTCGGGAATGGTCGGATGGATCGAATCTTGCGTAAAAATAACGGCTCCCGGAATGGACACGTTTTCCTTTGAGGTAAAAATGAGCTTTCCCTCCGACACCAAGTGACTGACCGCTACGCCCAGATGAATCGAAGGAATACCATAGTAGTCGGCCACTTCCTCTTGCATTAAAGCCCCCTTCTGGTATTCCCCAGACTGAAATCCGGCCACATCCCGCTCCTTCACCGTATAAACGAACAGGATATCGGTAAACCGGTTCCGCTTGCGGATCTGACGAACAATTCCTTCGATCCGCGCCTTGGATTCGGGATCTCCGCCATCGTTACCGACAAATTCAACAAATACTAGATCAGGCTGATGACGCAGTACGTCTGTCTCCAAACGGGCACAGCCCAAATCCGATCCTGTCCCATTAATGCCTGCATTTATAGAGCGAATATCCGCCTGAGGATATTGCTCACGAAGCCAATCCGCCGTCATGACCCTGTATCCTTCAGAACGAGTATTGCTACCACCGAAATAGACGATTGTTACGGTATCCCCATTTTCCAACTTCTGAATTACATTAGGGAGCCCTCTTCGCGGGAATAATTCCTTCATCGCGACTTCACCTGACCTCATTTATCGTTTTTAGGAGCAAAGCATTTTACAGCAAACACTTCAAAGTAAGGCGAACCATATGTGGCACAGAAATCGAAGCGGATTTGGGTTACCTCTTTCGCATCCACCTTATGTTTATTCAAGGTGAGATAATTCCCACGAGTTATGATTGTCCTCTCGCTTCCGTCTTCTAAGGTCAAGGTCATATCATAATCTTGGATAAGAGTCTCGATCGGATCGTCGAAATGCTCCAAATCTAGCTGCGAATTGAAAACAAGATGGATTTCGTCCAGATTTTTGGGACTGGCAAAACGGAATTCCAACCATTCCTGTCCTTCCGTACGTTCAGAAATCCAGCCGTTCGGTAGACCATAAGGTCTGGAGTAGCCGTTGACGACATTCTCGGAATTATACATAATCTGAGATGGTAACAGATCCTTGAAGCAAATGCTCTTATTGAGTTTCTTCAGCCTGGACGGCTCTTCCGGCCTATAATGGAAGGTAACCGATCCAGTCATTTTCTCTTCATTAACGTATACGACAAGGCTCGCCGTACCTTCCAATATAATGTAGATTTTATCGTCAGCCGGTTTCTTGCAGTCCAAGTCTAGCGTAATCCAGTCGTCATGACCGGCTGTAATAATCAAGCCGTAGTCTTTCAACTCGCTGGTGGGAATGTAGTTTTCCTTCCGTTCCCCGCCAAACAGCTTCACATGCAGAGTTTCCGAATACTCGGAAATATTTTTAATTTTGATCCGTACGCTTTCAGCCACGGATGTCTGAATCGGCAAGACCAAACATAACCCTTTCTCCAAGGAAATCTCTTCGGTTGGATGAAGATTGTCATAGCTGCGCTGAGACGAGGCATGAATAGTTAATCCGTCAGCGAAGTAAGGATCCAATTCCTCTTGAAGCCCTACAATCGTTTGGCCATCTCGAAGCAGCAGCGCCTGCAGTTCCTCCATATGAGAGTCGACTATGGCCGCGGGGTCTATCTCATATTTCAAGCATAACGAAGCAGCCGTTCCAACCGCCTGCCCCATACAACCGCAGGTTGCCATTACCCTTGTAGATCCGAAAGCCACATGAGTAGCGCTTATATTTCGACCAGCAAACATGAGATTAGGAATATTTCTTGAATATAAACTGCGGAAAGGGATATTGTACAATCCAGGCACGAAATTCCATGCTGTAGCCGGCCCCTCGTCGTAGATGCCCTTATTCGCATGTAAATCCATATACCATCCTCCAACGGATACAGCATCATCGAAATGCGGCTTTGCTGTAAGGTCGTTCTGAGACAACATGTGATCCCCAATAAACCGCCTCGACTCCCGTTTTCCCGGAATCGGGCATACATAATCCAAGATGAGATTGTCCACATCATCAAATTCGCCGCTATTTTTGATATAATCCCAAATCCCGTACACCAATTTCCGCAGCTCCAATGCGATGTCTTCATTATTCTTGATAATATCCATATGTCCGCCGTATTCCAGCCACCACAATCCGCCAAGCCCGTTGATTTTTCTTGGAAATGCCCGATGGTTTAAACCTTTTCTGATACTATCGAAAAAGGCCAACTTCGTAATATCATACGCAAAGCCAGGCCTTTTGTAAGGAACGGAATATTCTACGTTACGTGCTTGAAACAGGATCGTATCCCCCATGGTGTAATGATCCGCCACTTCAGGAGCCAATTCCTCCTTGTATTCATGCTTCGCTTCTCTACCCCATCGGAAGAGAGCACCTGCTTGATATCCGACAACGCCATCTCCGGAGCAATCGATGTAGTTTCGGCTTTCAAATCGAAATTTTCTTTCGGAAGCCAATTGAAGGCCCTCCACCCATTTAATTCTGCCGTTCTCCATGCCCGTTTCATGCACGCATGTATTCAGAAATAGAGAAATGTTAGGCTCAGCATAAACCATATCCAACAAGACCGCATCCGAAAGCGAAAGCATAAGCTTCTTGTTGTATAACGGATTATAGTGAAAAATCTTCAGCTTGAGTTCTTCCACCAACCCGCCCTCGCGTGCATAATAGGAGGGACTGTTTCCGAGATATGCCGACCCGTTGATATGAACCCTGACCTCGCTGCTCGCATTTCCCCCAAGAACCGGTCGATCATTAATAAGTGAAACCTGCAGCCCTTGGCGTGCGGCAGCAATGGCAGCGCATATCCCAGCAATACCTCCGCCTACGACGGTTACATCTGCTTTAATAAGCTCCATTTTGATAACCTCCATGATTAGATCCTTCTATCATGGTAAGCCTTTTGCTATCCTTTTTTTTACATGATATCGCGAGAAATTTATACATTTTTTGCAACCTTATTTGGATTCGTACCGTGTCATTTTTATCCGATATTGCTTAGGCGTATCACCCGTATATTCTTTAAATAATTTGCAAAAATAACCTTCATTCACAATTCCTACTTCCTCGCACAATTCCAATAAAGAATAATCCTGAACATTTAACAGCTCGAGAGCTAATTGAATTTTTTTGCGGTTGATGTAGCTGATAACGCCTTCATTCATTGTTTTTTTAAATAAGCTGCTAAAATACGATGGGGCTAAATTCACTTCCTCGGCAATAGCCTCCAGTGTTAATCGTTGTTTCAGGTGTTTCTCTATAAACCGCATAGCACTCATGATTTCTACGCGATGTAATTGTTGGCCAGTGTGTACATATTCGAAGGTGAAGTCGCCAATATAGGCAAGCTGCTCCCGAAATGTCATGAATTTTATAGGAAACTCTGATACTTCCGTGGTCAACGAGTTCCCCAATTTAAATTTCGCAGTAATATCTCTGTACAAGTCTTGAAGCATAGGTGCCATGATCGACTTATGAATTTTATAATCCATCATAAATTGGTTTAAATCAGAGATTTCTTTCTCCAGTTCTTCCTTGGAAACTTTTCTTTGTACCCATTTGAGAAAATCAGCCATTTTCAGCTGAACGTCCTCCTTTTTGTCATTCCGGTAATGGAACCGATGCATGGGTGTTTTGACTACTTTCTCCGCATGATAATAGAAATCCTCACTCACGTTATTAGCTTCTATGTAAGCTTGTTTAATGGATTCCCAGCCTCTGTGCGGACCTCCAAAAGCGACGGAAACCTTTTGATTCAAATATTGATGTAAATGGGAGACGATCTGATTACCCAATGAATGGCAAGCATATTCCGTATCCATATCACTACGATTATTTTCCCAAGAAAGAAAGCCAATAAAACGATTATCAGATAGATCCGCAGCTACACCTCTGCCACCATTTACCACAGTTTCTTCGATTATATTCGTAATGGCATATTTCAAGATGTTTTGATCAGACGCTGAATATTCGTTTCGGAAACTCTCATACTGATTCATTTCAACAATGAAGCAACAATAGTTGGCTTGAAAGAAATGGAACTGCATTCGATTAGCAAAATCCGATGCCCGATGAGAAGGAATTTCGCCTCTAATAAGCTCGTTAAAAAATTGCTTGCGGACTCTATATTTATTTTCAAGCACGGATACGTTTAACGATTGAAATTCCGCTTCTTTTTTCTTAACCTCATTTAAAATCCCAGCTGCCTTATCTAAAGCGCGATTCAAATCCGCTTCCCTGAGCGGAACCTTAACAATGTACTCCAATACGTTGGCTTGAATAGCTCGCTGGGCGTATTCAAAGGATGAATAGGCAGTCAAAAGAATATATTGGGTATGGGGAAGCTTTGGCTTTAGTTGCTCAATCATGGAAATTCCATCCATTATCGGCATAACGACATCAGATATCACGATGTCCGGCTTAAGCTTTAAGATCTCCTCTATCCCCTTCAGTCCATTATTCGCTTTGCCCACTAAATGAAATCGCTTATCCCTATGGGAGAGTTCGTAAAAAAACAATTCCAATCTTTGAATGATTAGATCTTCATCGTCAACAATGAAGCAGGTGTAGTCTCTCACCATCATACATCTCCTTTAAATAAGCCTGCTGGGAATAAGGCGCGAACACGGGTTATTTCCTTAGGTATGCTTATGATTTGGAGCCCGAACTGTTCACCGTAGTGAAGTCTTATTCGGCCATGAATATTATTTAATCCGATTCTTTTCCTTTTCACTTCCACATCACTTGGTTCTGAAATTAAAATGTGATTTATTTTATCAGCTGAAATCCCCTCGCCTTGATCAACTACTTCTATGATGACGACTCCACCCTCCCTATACGCATGAATAGTAATTGGGCCTTCGATTCCTCCTCCGTTATAACCATGGAAGATACTATTCTCCACAAGGGGCTGCAGCAGCATTCGAAAAACTGGAAAGTCTATTAATCCTAGTTCGATATTTTCAATCAATTGGAAGTTTCTGTTATAGCGGATGTTCTGGATGGCAATATAGTCCGATACATTTTGCAATTCCTGACGTAATGTAACCTTCTCCGAAGCATCGGCTATTCCATATTCCAATATTGAAATGAGAGACTCGATCACCACATCTACTTTCTCTATTTGTCCGAGTCGTATGACATTGCTGATAGAACCAAGCGTGTTATACAGAAAATGAGGGTTTATTTGTGACTGCAGCACTTGGATTTCAAGCTTCCGCTCAAATTCATTTGAAAGCTCAGCTTCCCGAATCAGTTCCACAATTTGCTGCAGCATACGATCGAATGCTCGGGAGAGATCTCCAAACTCATCGTTTCGGTTAATCGATATTGTAGTAGTGAGGATGCCTTGTTCCACCCGCTTCATTTTTGTTTTGAGCGCATAAAGTGGGTTCCTTATATATTTAGCAATAAAAAAGGAAATGAACAGGCTTAAGAGAAAACCTGCAGCTAGAAGTCCAATATAATAGGTTTCCAATCTGGACAAAGCAGCTTTCAAGCGTGATTCATCGTTGATCGAGATGATGGTCCAGTTGAATTTCTCAGTCGGTTTTTTCAGAAGGGAGACCCGAATGCCATCCTTGGTATGTAGTTGAAGGCTTGTTTCTGTAGTATCCAGAAGTTGTTCCGCTGTCGTTTCCCCGATTGAAAAAGTATGATCCTGAATATTCAGTGGTCCTTTATTTTCCGAAAATCCGGCAATAATTTTCCCCGATGCGGTGATTAGAGCCAAATTCATTTGTTCTTTTTTATTAATCTTGAACAAGGTTTCTTCAATGGCATTTAGATCCAAATCTACCGCAATGGCCATAGGAAACGGAGCGCCGTTCAGATATCGAACCATCGTAACTGTCCAGCCGGAATATTTAGATTTGTAAGGATCACTGACGAATGTAGTCCTTCTGTTCTTATCAGCCGCATCAAACAAAGGTTCTCTTTCAGATAAAGGTTCATCGAATATTCGGGTAGGTGTACTTCCACCTAGAATGGATAAATCGCTTTTGATCAAATAAATATTACTGACGTAATTACTGTTGAGCTCATACAGCTCTCTTAATTGCTTTTTAATCACTTCCGTATTGTCAATGTTGGCTTTCACCGATGTTTCGACCGAGAACAGGATCGTCTGGAAGGAGGAGAAATTAACTGTGAAATACTGATCTACCTTGTCAAGGATTTGGTTGGTGTAATAAATGTCAGTGGTTCTTATTTCCTTTTGGACATAGCGATAAGACAATTGGCTTATCAAGATTATGCAGCTTAATACAAATGCAAACACGATAAAAAATAATTTTAAAGGCAAGCTGATTCTTCTTCGCATCCATCATCTTCCTTTTAATTCTGTATTAAACAAATGATAGCATATGATAAGAAGAAACGCCTTCGGCGTCCTATTTAAGGACGATAAGCGTTTCTTCGCAAAATATAAGGATAAAGTAAAACGTAAAACTTATACTTCTTATATTTCAATAAAGAGAGGGGCTTTTTATAGCCACTCTCTTCGTTTAAAAGATAAGAATTTATATGCTTCGCGCATAAATGTTCCTTATCTTTCTCGCTGAAACGGTACCGTCCTTTAAAAGGACGGCGAAGCCGTTTCTACTTGATTTACTTGATTAAGCCTGCATCTTTAAATTGCTTGATTACTGTGTCCTTATATTTCTGCATGTCAAACTTGGTATCCAACGTATTGAGGAAATTGTCCCAATTGGAAAGAGGGTCTTTGCCAGTCATAAATTTGACCAAGCTTTCATTAATGAAACGTTGACGGTCAGCTGCCAATGAATCGTTCGGGTCTTCAGTCAATAAATTCCCGGGCAGAGTTGGCGTCACGTATTTCTGATTGTTCTCAAACGCTTCTGTCGTCTTAGGATTCTGGAAGCTGAAGTACTCAGCATCATCACCACGACGCGGTATTCTATAATGATCGACCCAGAGGTACTTTTCTTTAACTTCCTTCGATAATTCGGAGGTTTTATTTTTGATCTTGCCGTCCACCATGTCCCAATGAATCCCTTTAATTCCGTATGCAAAATTCGGATATGCTTCTTTGTCCGTAAAGAGATAATTCAGCATGGACAGGATCCGGATGATTTTGTCCTTATCCGCTTTCTTGGATATGGCCCATGAATTGCCTTGAAATGATTTGTTCTCTACAATTTGATCACCATAAGGACCTATCATTGGAGGAATGACGATCCATTCCGGCACCTCTCCACTGATTTCTTTCATTTTCTGCTGATAATCTGGTTCCAGCCTGCGGGCATCTCTTATCATGAAGCCAACTTTACCCTTAAATAACTTTTGGTCCAACAAATCGGGAGTTGTCATCGTCACCCAGTCTGGATCTACTACTTTGGCTTCCATCATTTTATGAATATAAGCGAGCGCTTCTTTCATCTTTGGGTCGGTAAATAGGAATACCGGTTTATTGTCTTTCACATCAATGGCTGGAGGAGGATTGACGCCAAACATCCACATCAAACTATCGAAGCCATAGGTTTGCAGACTGCCTTCTTTATTCATCCCCCCTATGAATCCGTACGTATCGTTTTTGCCATTACCGTCCGGGTCTTTCTCTGTAAAGGCTTTCATAACTTCAAATAGCTCGTCAGCTGTCGTTGGCACTTCCATATTCAGCTTCTTTAGCCAATCATTGCGGATAAAGAAGCTTCGACTGATACCGTTTACATTATCATAACCAGGAACTCCAATGGTTTTTCCTTGATAGGACATCGCCTTCCAGGAGTCGTCGCTAAAACGTTTCTGCAATTCGGGAAATTGATCCAGATACGGTGTCAAATCCGCAAGAACGCCTTGGTCATAATATTGTGCGAG
This window of the Paenibacillus sp. FSL R10-2734 genome carries:
- a CDS encoding FAD-dependent oxidoreductase, translated to MEVIKMELIKADVTVVGGGIAGICAAIAAARQGLQVSLINDRPVLGGNASSEVRVHINGSAYLGNSPSYYAREGGLVEELKLKIFHYNPLYNKKLMLSLSDAVLLDMVYAEPNISLFLNTCVHETGMENGRIKWVEGLQLASERKFRFESRNYIDCSGDGVVGYQAGALFRWGREAKHEYKEELAPEVADHYTMGDTILFQARNVEYSVPYKRPGFAYDITKLAFFDSIRKGLNHRAFPRKINGLGGLWWLEYGGHMDIIKNNEDIALELRKLVYGIWDYIKNSGEFDDVDNLILDYVCPIPGKRESRRFIGDHMLSQNDLTAKPHFDDAVSVGGWYMDLHANKGIYDEGPATAWNFVPGLYNIPFRSLYSRNIPNLMFAGRNISATHVAFGSTRVMATCGCMGQAVGTAASLCLKYEIDPAAIVDSHMEELQALLLRDGQTIVGLQEELDPYFADGLTIHASSQRSYDNLHPTEEISLEKGLCLVLPIQTSVAESVRIKIKNISEYSETLHVKLFGGERKENYIPTSELKDYGLIITAGHDDWITLDLDCKKPADDKIYIILEGTASLVVYVNEEKMTGSVTFHYRPEEPSRLKKLNKSICFKDLLPSQIMYNSENVVNGYSRPYGLPNGWISERTEGQEWLEFRFASPKNLDEIHLVFNSQLDLEHFDDPIETLIQDYDMTLTLEDGSERTIITRGNYLTLNKHKVDAKEVTQIRFDFCATYGSPYFEVFAVKCFAPKNDK
- a CDS encoding AraC family transcriptional regulator, producing the protein MMVRDYTCFIVDDEDLIIQRLELFFYELSHRDKRFHLVGKANNGLKGIEEILKLKPDIVISDVVMPIMDGISMIEQLKPKLPHTQYILLTAYSSFEYAQRAIQANVLEYIVKVPLREADLNRALDKAAGILNEVKKKEAEFQSLNVSVLENKYRVRKQFFNELIRGEIPSHRASDFANRMQFHFFQANYCCFIVEMNQYESFRNEYSASDQNILKYAITNIIEETVVNGGRGVAADLSDNRFIGFLSWENNRSDMDTEYACHSLGNQIVSHLHQYLNQKVSVAFGGPHRGWESIKQAYIEANNVSEDFYYHAEKVVKTPMHRFHYRNDKKEDVQLKMADFLKWVQRKVSKEELEKEISDLNQFMMDYKIHKSIMAPMLQDLYRDITAKFKLGNSLTTEVSEFPIKFMTFREQLAYIGDFTFEYVHTGQQLHRVEIMSAMRFIEKHLKQRLTLEAIAEEVNLAPSYFSSLFKKTMNEGVISYINRKKIQLALELLNVQDYSLLELCEEVGIVNEGYFCKLFKEYTGDTPKQYRIKMTRYESK
- a CDS encoding histidine kinase; the protein is MRRRISLPLKLFFIVFAFVLSCIILISQLSYRYVQKEIRTTDIYYTNQILDKVDQYFTVNFSSFQTILFSVETSVKANIDNTEVIKKQLRELYELNSNYVSNIYLIKSDLSILGGSTPTRIFDEPLSEREPLFDAADKNRRTTFVSDPYKSKYSGWTVTMVRYLNGAPFPMAIAVDLDLNAIEETLFKINKKEQMNLALITASGKIIAGFSENKGPLNIQDHTFSIGETTAEQLLDTTETSLQLHTKDGIRVSLLKKPTEKFNWTIISINDESRLKAALSRLETYYIGLLAAGFLLSLFISFFIAKYIRNPLYALKTKMKRVEQGILTTTISINRNDEFGDLSRAFDRMLQQIVELIREAELSNEFERKLEIQVLQSQINPHFLYNTLGSISNVIRLGQIEKVDVVIESLISILEYGIADASEKVTLRQELQNVSDYIAIQNIRYNRNFQLIENIELGLIDFPVFRMLLQPLVENSIFHGYNGGGIEGPITIHAYREGGVVIIEVVDQGEGISADKINHILISEPSDVEVKRKRIGLNNIHGRIRLHYGEQFGLQIISIPKEITRVRALFPAGLFKGDV
- a CDS encoding extracellular solute-binding protein, which translates into the protein MQRKANTIAILTAIVGMGTVLSGCGEQKEVISTASSNSQGQTNPFESKLKISMFNQGTFNAAAPIAPREEDIQRQMLEKAVNIDLEMMIPQSGQATTKLNTLIAGGDIPDLIFLKSRADLAQYYDQGVLADLTPYLDQFPELQKRFSDDSWKAMSYQGKTIGVPGYDNVNGISRSFFIRNDWLKKLNMEVPTTADELFEVMKAFTEKDPDGNGKNDTYGFIGGMNKEGSLQTYGFDSLMWMFGVNPPPAIDVKDNKPVFLFTDPKMKEALAYIHKMMEAKVVDPDWVTMTTPDLLDQKLFKGKVGFMIRDARRLEPDYQQKMKEISGEVPEWIVIPPMIGPYGDQIVENKSFQGNSWAISKKADKDKIIRILSMLNYLFTDKEAYPNFAYGIKGIHWDMVDGKIKNKTSELSKEVKEKYLWVDHYRIPRRGDDAEYFSFQNPKTTEAFENNQKYVTPTLPGNLLTEDPNDSLAADRQRFINESLVKFMTGKDPLSNWDNFLNTLDTKFDMQKYKDTVIKQFKDAGLIK
- a CDS encoding GDSL-type esterase/lipase family protein yields the protein MKELFPRRGLPNVIQKLENGDTVTIVYFGGSNTRSEGYRVMTADWLREQYPQADIRSINAGINGTGSDLGCARLETDVLRHQPDLVFVEFVGNDGGDPESKARIEGIVRQIRKRNRFTDILFVYTVKERDVAGFQSGEYQKGALMQEEVADYYGIPSIHLGVAVSHLVSEGKLIFTSKENVSIPGAVIFTQDSIHPTIPEGHQIWTDTITRSFDKISELRDHLGRVEHHLPQNPLVPANPWEYAAMLSLDSITDFSAGWSYMTPDDFALVREYNWLFPGLWRAVDPGEAITVQFEGTHIGLFDIGGPDSGRLKVSVDGGEPFIVDRFTLHNDHNRNQYIFLPELPNGKHTVRFEVDTEKTVKAAVFEACGNERSSEHVRQHPDWYDQTVIQLGKLLLVQPPL